The genomic interval CATGTCGCTCTCGGGCTGATGGCTGATGTCCAGCAGTTCCTTGATTTCGCTCAGCGAGAAGCCCAGATTCTGGGCGCGACGGATGAAGCGCAGGCGCGCCTCGGCCTCGCCATCGTAGAGCCGATAGTTGGATTGTGTGCGTTGCACCGGACGAATCAGGCCGATGCGCTCATAATAGCGCAGGGTTTCCGCCGCCAGTCCCGCCTCGCGCGCCAGACGCCCAATGGTCACGTGATTGTTCATGACTCCCTTCCTGTAATTAGCTGGACAACAGCCTGTAGTCTATCGTAAAGCGTTCCTATAAAGCAAAACCCGTGGGGATCATCGAGCCTGGGTCTGCACGCCTAGGGCCTCCAGAGCCACCGTAGCAAAGCTGCCGGAGGGCAGGGAGAAACGCAGGTCGAGGCCCTCGTCGTCGACCCACTCCCAGGAGCACTCCCGCACACGACAACGCAGCGCCCGCCGTGCTGCCCGCAAGCCCTGCGCGCCGAGG from Acidithiobacillus caldus ATCC 51756 carries:
- a CDS encoding heavy metal-responsive transcriptional regulator, whose product is MNNHVTIGRLAREAGLAAETLRYYERIGLIRPVQRTQSNYRLYDGEAEARLRFIRRAQNLGFSLSEIKELLDISHQPESDMAAVKALAERKIGDIDRKIADLRRMRDALAQQAERCPGRGPVEHCPILAALADADGDLPSRSKWEPADSLQVR